A window of Bacteroidota bacterium contains these coding sequences:
- a CDS encoding substrate-binding domain-containing protein, with product MQRPVLLLLVLCLLTGCASDKSADDTVQIAVIPKGTTHQFWKSIHAGANKAGEEKGVEIIWQGPQKEDDRQLQIQVVQNFISRGIDAIVLAPLDARSLAQPVEAAVKRGIPVIIIDSGLESEAHTSFVATDNYQGGVLAAERLNDVLGGEGNILMMRYQEGSASTANREAGFLERIKEVAPGLNILSDNQYAGATIEKALQTAQNLLNRYPEVDGIFCPNESSLQGMLRALQTAGRAGEVKLVGFDANETLIAGMREGHIDGLAVQDPFIMAYTGVNTAVAVVQGETVEARINTRVMMITPENMDTAEAQDLLKPDLARWLD from the coding sequence ATGCAACGCCCTGTGCTGCTTCTGCTTGTTCTTTGTTTGTTAACTGGCTGTGCATCCGACAAGTCCGCGGATGATACTGTTCAGATTGCCGTGATCCCGAAAGGGACAACCCATCAGTTTTGGAAAAGCATTCACGCCGGCGCCAACAAAGCCGGTGAAGAAAAGGGCGTAGAAATAATTTGGCAGGGCCCGCAGAAAGAAGATGATCGACAATTGCAAATCCAGGTAGTCCAGAATTTCATTAGCAGGGGCATCGATGCCATTGTGCTGGCCCCTCTGGATGCGCGGAGCCTTGCACAGCCTGTTGAGGCTGCTGTAAAACGAGGCATTCCGGTTATTATTATCGACTCGGGGTTGGAGTCGGAGGCCCACACCAGCTTTGTGGCGACGGATAATTATCAGGGCGGTGTGCTTGCAGCCGAAAGGCTCAATGATGTGCTGGGTGGCGAAGGGAATATCCTGATGATGCGCTATCAGGAGGGCTCTGCAAGCACCGCCAACCGGGAGGCCGGTTTCCTTGAGCGGATCAAAGAAGTTGCGCCCGGGCTGAATATTTTGTCAGACAACCAGTATGCGGGCGCCACCATCGAAAAAGCATTGCAAACTGCGCAAAATTTGCTCAACCGGTATCCGGAAGTTGACGGCATTTTCTGTCCCAACGAGTCATCACTGCAGGGTATGCTGCGTGCACTGCAAACGGCTGGCCGCGCTGGCGAGGTCAAGCTGGTTGGCTTTGATGCCAACGAAACGCTCATTGCCGGCATGCGCGAGGGTCATATCGATGGCCTTGCCGTACAGGACCCGTTTATCATGGCTTACACCGGTGTAAATACGGCGGTTGCTGTTGTGCAGGGGGAAACGGTTGAAGCGCGGATCAATACACGGGTCATGATGATCACGCCTGAGAATATGGATACCGCTGAAGCACAGGATTTGCTGAAGCCCGACCTTGCGCGTTGGCTCGACTAG
- a CDS encoding HEAT repeat domain-containing protein: protein MKNQIAKYTVLGLFILMIAPAGAAAQVATVSQQPLISQYVENDAVTEKKSWWNLLGRQLTHSIDKPYTEVSVAEMQNIIFFASNYKNKVKLNDANAPLLDVLNNHPDPQYRLMAVSAINAIGQRSAMIAMKRAADNEASPLVKRVAMVAVNKYFAIK, encoded by the coding sequence ATGAAAAATCAAATTGCAAAATATACAGTTCTTGGTCTTTTTATCCTGATGATTGCGCCGGCAGGTGCCGCTGCACAGGTGGCTACAGTTTCGCAGCAGCCGCTAATCAGTCAGTATGTCGAAAATGACGCCGTGACAGAGAAGAAGTCATGGTGGAACCTGCTGGGTCGTCAACTCACCCACTCAATCGACAAGCCTTACACAGAAGTTTCTGTTGCTGAGATGCAAAACATCATTTTTTTTGCATCGAACTACAAAAACAAAGTGAAGCTGAACGATGCAAATGCACCCTTGCTTGACGTACTCAACAACCATCCTGATCCGCAGTACCGTTTGATGGCTGTATCAGCAATCAATGCCATTGGCCAGCGCAGCGCCATGATTGCAATGAAGCGTGCAGCTGACAACGAAGCATCGCCGCTGGTAAAGCGTGTTGCGATGGTTGCGGTCAACAAATACTTCGCTATTAAGTAA
- a CDS encoding efflux transporter outer membrane subunit has product MNSLVKQPVSRILHLVVLTGLLGLSACSFAPRIQTPEPVTAMPADFVHMDTTAEASSYAPASWWLSFDDPVLNRVIDSTLHANLDLVEAVARVAEIRAQYRIEQSALFPSIQATASGSFNDQPSNSGFGAQFAALGGEGTEGEGGEEITQQPAGPDRISFENYSAGATLSYELDFWGRIRNSSRAALSEYFASEADLQAAYLAVVNQAILTYFEVVDLRQRIAFSVETIDILTERVSRTQERYDRGLVSSFELYATLQDYRNTQANLPVLERQLVDAQGRLAVVMGKYAGQIDAVLGDTLAPRLDTSAIPVGLPADLLTQRPDVRAAAERLEAARYRIGARKAELYPTIAPSGTIGLQSSNFDKLFDLNQWYVNLVGNITAPLFQGGRLRANVDAAEARYIQLAAGYTRTVITALQEAESALAGMEEERQRFAFLRGQREEAQAAVDLQASRFESGVGEYLDYLDALRTYYNVETNLSAAARDLALARLGVHRALGGGWIETDINPALQMVDAPLTGIE; this is encoded by the coding sequence ATGAACAGTTTAGTCAAACAGCCCGTCAGTCGGATATTGCACCTGGTTGTGCTTACTGGTTTGCTGGGCCTAAGTGCATGCTCTTTTGCGCCGCGTATACAGACGCCCGAGCCTGTGACAGCAATGCCGGCAGATTTTGTGCACATGGATACCACAGCTGAGGCATCTTCGTATGCGCCGGCAAGTTGGTGGTTGTCGTTTGATGATCCCGTGCTGAACCGCGTGATTGATTCAACACTTCACGCGAACCTGGACTTGGTGGAGGCGGTAGCCCGCGTTGCAGAAATCCGTGCGCAATACCGTATTGAGCAGTCGGCTCTTTTTCCCAGCATTCAGGCCACAGCAAGCGGCTCTTTTAATGACCAGCCGTCTAATTCGGGCTTTGGTGCCCAATTTGCTGCGTTAGGTGGCGAGGGTACTGAAGGAGAAGGCGGCGAAGAAATTACCCAACAGCCAGCCGGCCCGGATCGGATCTCTTTTGAGAATTACTCCGCAGGGGCCACGCTGTCTTATGAGCTCGATTTCTGGGGGCGCATTCGCAACTCAAGCCGCGCTGCCCTGAGCGAATATTTTGCATCTGAAGCTGATTTGCAAGCGGCCTATCTCGCGGTAGTCAACCAGGCCATCCTGACGTATTTCGAGGTGGTAGACTTACGCCAGCGCATCGCATTCAGTGTCGAAACCATCGACATCCTCACCGAGCGCGTGTCTCGCACACAGGAGCGGTATGACCGCGGGCTGGTTTCTTCGTTTGAGCTGTATGCCACATTGCAGGATTACAGAAATACGCAGGCCAACCTGCCCGTGCTTGAGCGCCAGTTGGTAGACGCGCAGGGCCGGCTGGCAGTCGTGATGGGGAAATATGCCGGCCAGATTGATGCAGTGCTCGGAGATACCCTGGCACCACGGCTGGATACATCGGCCATTCCCGTTGGTCTGCCTGCAGACTTGCTTACCCAGCGCCCGGATGTACGTGCCGCTGCTGAGCGCCTCGAGGCAGCGCGCTACCGCATTGGCGCCCGCAAAGCAGAACTGTACCCCACTATTGCGCCATCGGGTACGATCGGATTGCAAAGCAGCAACTTCGACAAGTTGTTTGACCTCAACCAATGGTATGTGAACCTCGTCGGCAACATAACCGCACCCCTGTTTCAGGGCGGTCGGCTCCGGGCCAATGTGGATGCCGCGGAGGCACGCTATATCCAATTGGCAGCCGGCTACACCCGCACCGTGATTACGGCCTTGCAGGAAGCTGAGAGTGCCCTTGCGGGCATGGAAGAAGAACGGCAACGGTTTGCGTTCTTGCGTGGCCAGCGCGAAGAAGCGCAAGCAGCAGTTGATCTCCAGGCAAGTCGGTTTGAAAGTGGTGTAGGTGAATACCTGGATTACCTGGACGCTTTACGGACCTACTACAACGTAGAAACCAACCTTTCCGCCGCTGCCCGCGACCTTGCCCTTGCAAGGCTGGGTGTACATCGTGCATTGGGAGGTGGATGGATTGAAACTGACATTAACCCTGCCCTGCAAATGGTGGATGCCCCACTCACAGGCATTGAGTGA
- a CDS encoding protein-disulfide reductase DsbD domain-containing protein — protein sequence MKNVRPVWMLFAGALWVGCNAPHSPETPQPLVKPATITRLVHEPAETRTIQAGAADTLAFTFTVGPRFHAQANPVPHAYLIPATIKPDSSNYLTPGTPLYPPGHAYTLAGSTDTLSVYDGTFHIAVPLQTDAATPAGDYTVSGSFRYQTCDDTTCFPPKTIPVEHSIRITN from the coding sequence ATGAAAAACGTACGCCCTGTCTGGATGCTATTTGCCGGCGCGCTTTGGGTAGGCTGCAATGCACCGCACTCACCAGAAACGCCGCAGCCTCTGGTCAAACCTGCAACCATAACCCGGTTGGTACATGAGCCAGCTGAAACACGCACCATACAAGCCGGCGCAGCAGATACGCTGGCCTTTACGTTCACCGTTGGCCCGCGCTTTCACGCACAGGCAAATCCAGTACCCCACGCATACTTGATCCCGGCGACCATTAAACCCGACAGCTCCAACTACCTGACACCAGGCACGCCGTTATACCCACCTGGCCATGCCTACACCCTTGCCGGCAGCACCGATACGTTATCGGTTTACGACGGGACCTTCCATATTGCCGTGCCCCTGCAAACCGATGCCGCTACGCCGGCAGGTGACTATACCGTCTCGGGCAGCTTCCGCTATCAAACGTGCGATGACACAACCTGCTTTCCGCCTAAAACCATTCCCGTTGAACACAGCATCCGGATAACCAATTAG
- a CDS encoding DUF5060 domain-containing protein, protein MLHAHNCRRNHFLTTTRFLFPLLIALVLVACNNTSTGTLSGETSLTGELKKWHPITLTFDGPEAAESGTPNPFRDYRLSVTFTHAGSGASMVVPGFFAADGNAGETGAISGNKWRVHFTPHETGTWQYSASFRSGSDVAISLDENAGTATGFDGAAGSFDIAETDKTGRDHRGKGMLRYVGERYLRFDDGTYFVKAGADSPENLFGYVDFDDTYSQLAQGQEREGEVPTAPLHHYEPHLADWNEGDPSWKGGKGKALIGAINYLAAQGPNVFSFLTMNVIGDGQDVWPWISPDVHDRYDVSKLDQWEIVLSHGDSLGMFLHFKTQETENDLLLNNGDLGPERKLYYRELIARFGHHHASNWNLGEENDIWEEREDPTQTRVKSYIEYIHALDPYDHPVVIHTYPEQHEEVYRPLLGDASDLDGLSVQTMFDNVHNATLKWVKASGETSKIWVVSNDEQGRHTVGVKPDGPGSNRDDIRKLTLWGNLMAGGAGVEYYFGYEFPHTDLNSEDWRQRQTVWDDARHALTLFQDHVPFWTMQPDDALATSGNAHVLANPGEVYLVYLPAGGAASLDLAVGNYSVQWYNPRAGGDFQAGSVTSVTGGGEVSLGSAPADANMDWAVLVSKSS, encoded by the coding sequence ATGCTGCACGCCCATAATTGCCGCAGAAATCACTTTTTGACTACAACCCGCTTTCTTTTCCCACTTTTGATCGCCCTGGTTCTGGTAGCCTGCAACAATACAAGCACCGGGACTTTGTCAGGTGAAACCAGCCTCACCGGCGAGTTGAAAAAGTGGCACCCCATCACACTTACGTTCGATGGACCTGAAGCGGCCGAATCTGGTACGCCAAATCCCTTTCGAGACTACCGCCTTTCGGTCACCTTTACCCATGCCGGCTCCGGTGCATCCATGGTTGTGCCCGGGTTCTTTGCCGCAGATGGCAACGCCGGCGAAACAGGTGCTATCTCAGGTAACAAGTGGCGCGTGCATTTCACGCCACACGAAACTGGCACCTGGCAATACAGCGCCTCTTTCCGTTCCGGCAGCGATGTAGCCATCAGCCTCGACGAAAACGCTGGAACAGCAACAGGATTCGACGGCGCAGCTGGTAGTTTTGACATCGCTGAAACCGACAAAACCGGACGCGACCACCGCGGCAAAGGCATGCTGCGGTACGTTGGCGAACGGTATCTCCGATTCGACGACGGTACCTACTTCGTTAAAGCCGGTGCAGACAGCCCGGAAAACCTCTTCGGCTACGTCGACTTTGATGACACCTACTCGCAACTGGCGCAGGGCCAGGAACGCGAAGGCGAAGTACCCACGGCACCGCTGCACCACTACGAGCCACATCTGGCCGACTGGAACGAAGGCGATCCTTCCTGGAAAGGCGGCAAAGGCAAAGCATTGATCGGCGCCATTAACTACCTGGCGGCACAGGGGCCCAACGTATTCTCTTTCCTCACCATGAATGTGATTGGTGATGGACAAGACGTATGGCCCTGGATCTCGCCCGATGTGCACGACAGATATGATGTATCCAAACTAGACCAATGGGAAATTGTGCTTTCACATGGCGATTCGCTGGGCATGTTTTTGCATTTCAAAACCCAGGAAACGGAAAACGATCTCCTGCTAAACAATGGCGACCTGGGACCTGAACGCAAACTCTACTATCGCGAGCTGATCGCGCGGTTTGGACATCATCACGCCTCGAACTGGAACCTCGGGGAAGAGAATGATATTTGGGAAGAACGGGAAGATCCGACACAAACACGCGTCAAATCATACATCGAATACATTCATGCACTCGACCCCTATGATCATCCGGTTGTAATCCATACATATCCTGAGCAACATGAAGAGGTATACCGGCCGCTGTTGGGTGATGCATCGGACCTTGATGGATTGTCTGTCCAAACCATGTTTGACAATGTGCACAATGCGACCCTGAAGTGGGTCAAGGCATCCGGCGAAACGTCAAAAATCTGGGTCGTCTCGAACGATGAGCAAGGACGCCATACCGTGGGCGTCAAACCTGACGGGCCGGGCAGTAACCGCGATGACATTCGTAAGCTTACCCTTTGGGGCAACCTGATGGCAGGTGGCGCCGGCGTAGAATATTATTTCGGCTACGAATTCCCACACACCGACCTGAATTCAGAAGACTGGCGGCAGCGCCAGACCGTTTGGGATGATGCACGGCATGCGCTGACCCTCTTCCAGGATCACGTACCTTTCTGGACCATGCAACCCGATGACGCGCTTGCTACGTCGGGCAATGCACACGTGCTTGCCAACCCGGGCGAAGTGTATCTGGTTTACCTGCCTGCAGGTGGCGCAGCATCGCTCGACCTGGCCGTGGGCAACTACAGTGTCCAATGGTACAATCCACGTGCCGGCGGCGATTTCCAGGCTGGCTCTGTCACCAGTGTAACCGGCGGCGGCGAAGTAAGCCTCGGCAGTGCGCCGGCTGATGCAAATATGGACTGGGCTGTATTGGTCAGCAAATCGTCTTAA
- a CDS encoding TlpA disulfide reductase family protein has product MHFGTSWCPFCRAEDPHLQALHEQYKDRGVQTLVVNVGEDDAIASAWKKEAGFSFPMLMDREGNVTARYAPADVHPDLPRHEVMIASNLIIDRQGNVRFMSLLDTNNFDARLVALRSELDRILAGS; this is encoded by the coding sequence GTGCACTTTGGGACAAGTTGGTGCCCCTTTTGCCGGGCAGAAGATCCACACCTGCAAGCGCTGCACGAACAGTATAAAGACCGCGGCGTCCAAACCCTGGTTGTGAATGTAGGAGAGGACGACGCCATTGCGTCTGCATGGAAAAAAGAAGCCGGCTTCAGCTTCCCTATGTTGATGGACCGAGAAGGTAATGTAACTGCGCGCTATGCGCCTGCAGATGTGCACCCCGACTTGCCCCGGCACGAAGTAATGATTGCTTCAAACCTCATCATCGACCGACAAGGCAATGTCAGGTTTATGTCGTTGCTCGACACCAATAATTTTGATGCCCGTCTGGTTGCCTTACGTTCTGAACTCGACCGGATTCTTGCTGGGTCGTGA
- a CDS encoding TetR/AcrR family transcriptional regulator → MVKRPDLPQMREQIEKEETEERIFQAALQVFAAKGKSGARMQEIADTAGINKSMLHYYFRSKEKLYEAVFDYVFKRFELLQSTLEHAKTYKDTLRAFINGFVDAHHQDQAVIRLMTNENLAGGTTMGKILARKDDYASPPSILIRETIKAIERGEIRPVDPHHMLLTVISSCVFFMIWTPTIQIKMPGASENWDAFVEARKKHIFEMIYYGLSTGDGVLDRQENNIKTPA, encoded by the coding sequence ATGGTTAAACGTCCAGATTTACCCCAGATGCGGGAGCAAATAGAAAAAGAAGAAACAGAAGAGCGGATTTTCCAGGCTGCATTGCAAGTATTTGCAGCCAAAGGGAAAAGTGGCGCCCGCATGCAGGAAATTGCTGATACGGCTGGCATCAATAAATCTATGCTTCACTATTATTTCAGAAGCAAAGAGAAGCTGTATGAGGCAGTGTTCGATTACGTCTTTAAGCGTTTCGAATTGCTGCAGTCGACGTTAGAACACGCAAAAACCTATAAAGACACACTTCGTGCTTTTATAAATGGATTTGTGGATGCGCATCACCAGGACCAGGCTGTTATTCGTTTAATGACAAACGAGAACCTTGCTGGTGGGACAACGATGGGCAAAATACTCGCACGTAAAGACGACTATGCTTCCCCGCCATCCATTCTGATTCGTGAAACCATCAAGGCGATAGAGCGGGGCGAAATTCGTCCCGTTGATCCCCATCACATGTTGCTCACCGTCATTTCCAGTTGTGTGTTTTTTATGATTTGGACGCCAACCATCCAAATAAAAATGCCCGGTGCTTCGGAAAACTGGGATGCTTTTGTAGAAGCGCGCAAGAAACACATTTTTGAGATGATTTATTACGGACTCTCAACGGGTGACGGTGTGCTTGATCGACAAGAAAACAATATCAAAACCCCTGCTTGA
- a CDS encoding HlyD family efflux transporter periplasmic adaptor subunit yields the protein MLRNTLIAAGILLIAFAAFFLMIALKPEPPRRAPDVQAPLVQTVLAEVRTGALQVAGNGTVRPRAQVNLAPQVAGKVVYVSPAMVSGGRVRKGQVLARIEQADFQNRLRQAQADVAQQEVGLLQAEEESQIAKEEYDRFQLRENTRQIISPYASVDANDYAARLIGSEGKPATAGGDDGAEGPSSLVLREPQRLAAEAALARAEAILEDAQLSLSRTNIVAPFDGYIRSESIDLGQFVAMGQTVGEIHAADEVEVVVPLSTDEASLIPDLWVKRADRNDLTIPASVFMEYGGQEYRWDGYVHRAEAALDAATRTVDVVLRVPKPYDGGELVELPGEVNLLSSHAPPLLVGQYTSVEIKGVALQDYFVIPRRALRVDNEIWTIKNDSLIHIAPVQVIQKIDEEVYVLGDMDENTDVVISDMVAVTEGMRVRPNRN from the coding sequence ATGCTCAGAAATACGCTAATTGCTGCGGGCATTCTATTAATCGCCTTTGCTGCCTTCTTTCTTATGATTGCGCTGAAGCCCGAACCTCCGCGCCGTGCGCCTGATGTACAAGCGCCACTGGTGCAAACGGTTTTGGCTGAGGTTAGAACCGGCGCCTTGCAAGTTGCGGGTAACGGAACAGTACGTCCGCGGGCACAGGTTAATCTGGCGCCGCAGGTTGCCGGCAAAGTTGTCTACGTGAGTCCGGCCATGGTAAGTGGCGGGCGCGTACGGAAAGGGCAGGTGCTTGCCCGTATCGAGCAGGCTGACTTTCAAAACAGATTGCGTCAGGCCCAGGCTGATGTTGCGCAGCAGGAAGTCGGGTTGTTGCAGGCAGAAGAAGAGTCGCAGATTGCGAAAGAAGAGTACGATCGGTTTCAGCTCCGCGAAAATACGCGGCAAATCATCAGCCCTTATGCCAGTGTGGATGCCAATGATTATGCAGCGCGGTTGATTGGTAGCGAGGGGAAACCTGCTACTGCCGGCGGTGATGATGGTGCTGAAGGTCCGAGCAGCCTTGTGTTGCGTGAGCCCCAGCGCCTGGCAGCAGAAGCTGCGTTGGCCCGGGCGGAAGCCATTCTCGAAGATGCACAACTGTCGCTGTCCAGAACCAATATTGTTGCCCCTTTTGATGGGTACATCCGCTCTGAGTCTATCGATTTAGGGCAGTTTGTAGCGATGGGACAAACCGTTGGCGAAATTCACGCTGCTGACGAAGTTGAAGTGGTTGTGCCGCTTTCGACAGATGAAGCTTCGCTGATTCCTGACTTATGGGTGAAGCGGGCGGATCGAAATGATCTGACAATTCCTGCCAGTGTTTTTATGGAGTATGGCGGACAGGAATATCGATGGGATGGCTATGTGCACCGGGCAGAAGCTGCGCTGGATGCTGCCACAAGAACAGTAGACGTTGTGCTGCGCGTTCCCAAACCATATGACGGAGGAGAACTGGTTGAACTGCCGGGCGAAGTGAACCTGCTTTCAAGCCATGCCCCGCCGTTGCTTGTCGGACAGTACACCTCTGTTGAAATCAAAGGTGTTGCACTGCAAGACTATTTTGTAATTCCCCGCCGGGCCTTGCGTGTCGACAACGAAATTTGGACGATCAAAAATGACTCGCTGATTCACATCGCTCCGGTACAGGTGATTCAGAAGATTGACGAAGAAGTGTACGTCCTTGGAGACATGGATGAAAACACGGATGTAGTCATTAGCGACATGGTAGCTGTAACAGAAGGGATGCGGGTCCGCCCGAACAGAAACTGA